From the genome of Gemmatimonadaceae bacterium, one region includes:
- a CDS encoding SDR family NAD(P)-dependent oxidoreductase: MSPSPRRTLVTGAGRPLGIELVRQSLLRGDKVYAASRNPARIPVLADLRAEFPGLELLALDPADAASVAEAIPVLEALTSSLDLLVIAPAEAGAHERVSDAARDESLSTMSGTGLVEHYRRHAVAPVLLVRTLLPWLSTGDGARVLMVTTGLGSLANKTAGGEYASSASAAALHMLTRALANDLSEHGITVCLGNPGDYAAIPDEPAFRIPMDEAALGLLSITDRLARERSGAYLDYTGAERPW; this comes from the coding sequence ATGTCGCCGTCTCCCCGACGAACGCTGGTGACGGGCGCCGGACGACCACTGGGCATCGAGCTTGTTCGACAAAGCTTGTTGCGCGGCGACAAGGTGTATGCGGCGTCGAGAAATCCGGCTCGCATACCGGTGCTGGCCGATCTGCGTGCCGAGTTTCCCGGACTCGAGTTGCTGGCACTCGACCCGGCCGACGCGGCGTCGGTGGCGGAGGCCATTCCGGTGCTCGAAGCGCTTACGTCGTCGCTGGATCTGCTGGTGATTGCGCCGGCGGAAGCGGGCGCCCACGAACGCGTGAGCGACGCTGCGCGCGATGAGTCGCTGTCCACGATGTCGGGAACTGGTTTGGTCGAGCACTATCGCCGCCACGCGGTGGCGCCCGTGCTGCTGGTGCGGACCCTGTTGCCGTGGCTGTCCACCGGCGATGGCGCGCGGGTCCTGATGGTCACCACCGGTCTGGGATCGCTCGCCAACAAGACGGCCGGTGGCGAGTACGCGAGCAGCGCCAGTGCGGCCGCACTGCACATGCTGACGCGCGCGTTGGCCAATGACCTTTCCGAACACGGCATCACGGTGTGCCTGGGTAATCCGGGCGATTATGCGGCGATTCCGGATGAACCGGCCTTTCGGATTCCGATGGATGAAGCGGCGCTGGGGTTGCTTTCCATCACCGATCGTCTGGCCCGTGAGCGGAGTGGTGCCTATCTCGATTACACCGGGGCCGAACGTCCTTGGTGA
- a CDS encoding threonine synthase: MTTASDLFLAPGDASIQRCARCGATCGALDASPACPSCGGLLDIVHAPPCDAKGQTLDAATLRAGFSQHCCARPLGSPSGVWRFESLVMPGAGSAIVSHPEGNTPLITRGTIDRFVGVEGLRVKHEGHNPTGSFKDRGMTVGVTQAVRLGATAVACASTGNTSASLASYAAQAGIPGLVFVPAGKIALGKLAQTLGYGARTLMVRGDFDACLRLVQEAARDLGIYLLNSINPWRVEGQKTIVLELLQQLDWQAPDFIVLPAGNLGNTAAFGKALREALALGLIDRLPRLVAVQAAGAAPFARSFREGFATRHTVVADTIATAIRIGDPASWDRAVRAIRETNGMVLSCTDEEIVAAKITIDASGVGCEPASAASIAGVRRLVQDGVITSAHRVVAVLTGHILKDPGMLVDLHQRDDFALANRPIEIDADVRAVARVLAHLTPAGPSA; the protein is encoded by the coding sequence ATGACCACTGCCTCCGACCTGTTCCTCGCCCCCGGCGACGCCAGTATACAACGTTGTGCACGGTGCGGAGCGACGTGTGGCGCGCTCGACGCATCGCCGGCATGCCCGTCGTGCGGTGGGCTGCTGGACATTGTGCACGCACCGCCCTGCGACGCCAAGGGCCAGACGCTGGACGCCGCGACGCTGCGTGCCGGCTTTTCGCAGCACTGCTGCGCGCGACCACTCGGGTCGCCCTCCGGCGTCTGGCGTTTCGAGTCGCTGGTCATGCCCGGCGCTGGTTCGGCGATCGTCAGTCATCCGGAAGGCAACACCCCGCTGATCACTCGCGGAACGATCGATCGCTTCGTTGGCGTGGAGGGGCTGCGTGTCAAGCACGAAGGACACAACCCCACCGGGTCGTTCAAGGATCGGGGGATGACGGTTGGCGTGACGCAAGCGGTGCGACTCGGCGCAACGGCCGTGGCCTGTGCGTCCACGGGAAACACCTCCGCGTCACTGGCCTCGTACGCGGCACAGGCCGGCATTCCCGGACTGGTGTTTGTCCCCGCCGGCAAGATCGCCCTCGGCAAGTTGGCGCAAACCCTGGGATACGGCGCACGGACCCTGATGGTTCGTGGCGATTTCGATGCCTGTCTCCGCCTCGTGCAGGAGGCCGCGCGCGACTTGGGGATCTACCTGCTCAACTCAATCAATCCGTGGCGCGTGGAAGGGCAGAAGACCATCGTGCTCGAACTGTTGCAGCAGCTCGACTGGCAGGCACCGGATTTCATTGTGCTGCCGGCCGGCAATCTGGGTAACACCGCGGCGTTCGGGAAAGCACTGCGAGAGGCACTCGCGCTGGGCCTCATCGATCGTCTGCCACGACTGGTCGCCGTTCAGGCCGCCGGGGCCGCCCCATTCGCCCGGAGCTTTCGCGAAGGGTTTGCCACCCGGCACACAGTCGTGGCCGATACGATCGCCACCGCCATCCGCATCGGCGATCCGGCGTCGTGGGATCGCGCGGTGCGGGCGATCCGCGAAACCAACGGCATGGTCCTGTCGTGCACTGATGAGGAGATCGTGGCGGCGAAGATCACCATTGATGCCTCCGGCGTCGGGTGCGAACCAGCGAGCGCCGCCAGCATTGCGGGTGTGCGACGCCTGGTGCAGGATGGAGTGATCACGTCAGCCCATCGGGTGGTGGCCGTGTTGACGGGGCATATTCTCAAGGATCCCGGTATGCTGGTAGACTTGCATCAACGCGACGATTTCGCGCTGGCCAACCGACCCATCGAGATCGACGCCGATGTGCGCGCCGTGGCGCGCGTGCTGGCGCACCTGACACCCGCGGGACCCTCCGCATGA
- the glgP gene encoding alpha-glucan family phosphorylase produces MTATATAHSPTPTSVSAFQSLPPRIAGLTQLARNLAWSWNRDARALFREVDEALWNRLRHNPIVLLQEVAPERLAALATDAGFCARYDRLIAWLKAEESDEHTWYARTFPELRGKPVAYFCAEFGVHNSVPIYSGGLGVLAGDHLKTASDLGVPVVAVGILYRHGYFDQRIRTDGWQENSADTISFDQVPIVPIPGPDGARHLVTVNTFGRDVHIRVWRMQVGRVPVYLLDSDLDENHVDDRPLLSSLYSGGPALRLRQEWLLGVGGVRALRALGVAPAAWHANEGHAAFMMVERVRELCESGLSYAEAVKQVRSCSVFTTHTPVPAGHDQFAVSDVRECAGGTNNGMWLAMGIDVEAFLRIGYHPEAGAGMFHMTAASIRLSRRVNAVARRHGVVSRELCKPLWPGRTADSIPVGHVTNGVHLATWMANPIMQLLDRQLGPQWGHANDPALWEQVLLLDDDQLWGTHLRLKHILMRLVRDEARRSFAQRTMETVQLVGAGTLLDPHVLTIGFARRFATYKRADLIFRDVERLRKLVTNTSRPVQIVFAGKAHPADNPGKQILQNVYQFTRDPQFEGRIAFVEDYGMHLAHLLVQGVDVWMNLPRVPMEASGTSGMKAGLNGVPHLSTIDGWWEEGYEGNNGWAIPAAVDSDDANGTVERLYTLLEQEVVPRFYERDALDLPRRWILTMKHAMRVAGQQFTARRMVEQYARAYYAPSILGDVLPDDPPTA; encoded by the coding sequence ATGACCGCAACAGCCACCGCCCACTCGCCAACCCCCACCTCAGTCAGCGCCTTCCAGTCGCTGCCGCCACGCATCGCCGGACTCACCCAGTTGGCGAGGAATCTCGCGTGGAGCTGGAATCGCGACGCCCGCGCACTGTTTCGCGAAGTCGACGAGGCGCTGTGGAATCGGCTGCGCCACAACCCGATTGTCCTGTTGCAGGAGGTCGCGCCCGAGCGTCTGGCCGCACTGGCCACGGATGCGGGATTCTGCGCGCGCTACGATCGCCTGATCGCGTGGCTCAAGGCCGAGGAATCCGACGAGCACACCTGGTACGCGCGGACGTTTCCCGAACTGCGGGGCAAGCCCGTCGCGTACTTCTGCGCGGAATTCGGGGTGCACAATTCGGTGCCGATCTACTCCGGTGGTCTTGGCGTCCTTGCCGGTGATCACCTCAAGACGGCGTCGGATCTGGGTGTACCCGTGGTGGCAGTGGGCATCCTGTACCGTCACGGTTACTTCGATCAGCGAATTCGCACCGACGGCTGGCAGGAGAACTCCGCCGACACGATTTCGTTCGATCAGGTGCCGATCGTGCCGATCCCGGGTCCCGACGGTGCGCGTCACCTGGTAACCGTGAACACCTTTGGACGCGACGTGCACATTCGTGTGTGGCGCATGCAGGTCGGGCGGGTGCCGGTCTACCTGTTGGACTCTGATCTCGACGAGAACCACGTCGACGATCGGCCGCTGCTGTCGAGCCTCTATTCGGGCGGACCCGCCCTGCGATTGCGCCAGGAGTGGCTGTTGGGTGTCGGCGGCGTGCGCGCGCTGCGCGCGCTGGGCGTCGCCCCGGCGGCGTGGCACGCCAACGAAGGGCATGCCGCCTTCATGATGGTCGAACGTGTCCGCGAACTCTGCGAGAGCGGCCTGTCGTACGCCGAGGCCGTCAAGCAGGTACGCTCGTGCAGTGTCTTCACCACGCATACCCCAGTCCCCGCCGGTCACGACCAATTCGCCGTCAGCGATGTGCGCGAATGCGCCGGCGGAACGAACAACGGCATGTGGCTGGCCATGGGTATCGACGTCGAGGCATTCCTGCGCATTGGCTATCACCCGGAGGCCGGCGCCGGGATGTTCCACATGACCGCCGCCTCCATTCGCCTGTCGCGTCGGGTGAACGCGGTGGCGCGTCGTCACGGCGTCGTCTCCCGTGAACTGTGCAAACCGCTGTGGCCGGGGCGAACCGCCGACAGCATCCCCGTGGGGCACGTCACGAATGGCGTGCATCTCGCGACGTGGATGGCCAACCCCATCATGCAGCTGCTCGACCGCCAACTGGGCCCGCAGTGGGGCCACGCCAACGATCCGGCACTCTGGGAACAGGTGCTGCTGCTTGATGACGACCAGCTCTGGGGCACGCACCTGCGGTTGAAGCACATCCTGATGCGACTGGTGCGTGATGAGGCCCGGCGGTCGTTCGCGCAGCGCACGATGGAAACCGTGCAGTTGGTCGGCGCCGGGACCCTGCTCGATCCACATGTGCTGACCATCGGATTCGCGCGTCGGTTTGCGACCTACAAACGGGCCGACCTGATTTTTCGCGACGTGGAGCGACTGCGCAAGCTGGTCACCAACACGTCGCGCCCCGTGCAAATCGTCTTTGCCGGCAAGGCGCACCCGGCGGACAATCCCGGCAAGCAGATTCTGCAGAACGTCTACCAATTCACGCGCGATCCGCAATTCGAGGGACGCATCGCGTTCGTCGAAGACTACGGCATGCATCTCGCCCATTTGTTGGTGCAGGGTGTCGATGTCTGGATGAACCTGCCGCGGGTGCCGATGGAGGCCTCCGGAACCAGCGGCATGAAGGCGGGTCTGAACGGTGTGCCGCACCTGTCTACGATCGACGGGTGGTGGGAGGAGGGCTATGAGGGCAACAATGGCTGGGCCATCCCGGCCGCCGTCGATTCGGACGATGCCAATGGGACCGTTGAGCGCCTGTATACGCTGCTGGAGCAGGAAGTGGTGCCGCGCTTCTATGAGCGCGACGCGCTCGACCTGCCCCGCCGCTGGATCCTCACCATGAAGCACGCGATGCGTGTCGCCGGGCAGCAGTTCACCGCGCGTCGCATGGTGGAGCAATATGCCCGCGCGTACTACGCGCCCAGCATTCTTGGCGACGTCCTGCCCGACGATCCGCCAACCGCCTGA